The Propionibacterium freudenreichii subsp. freudenreichii genome contains a region encoding:
- the pepN gene encoding aminopeptidase N: MNPANLTRDETHARSAMLSVTSYRVSVDLTGGDGFGRALAEPDETFVSTSIVNFSTSGGDTWIDLIADSVVSAELDGTRLDASTFTGVRLPFSAEAGEHELRINALCRYSHTGEGLHRFVDPADQRVYLYTQFETADARRMYACFEQPDLKASFQLSVIAPSAWTVVSNSPTPPATATDAPAFQRWDFEATAPISTYITALIAGEYFVNQGTITSTKGELGANIVCRQSVAQYLDADRIRTTTQRGFEVYEEAFGRPYPFAKYDQLFVPEYNAGAMENAGAVTIRDEYLYRSKVTSADYEQRDNTILHELAHMWFGDLVTMRWWDDLWLNESFAEWCSHFAQKRIVDRFGGIDPWVSFANAREGWAYVQDQMPTTHPIAADMVDLETVDQSFDGITYAKGASVLKQLVAYVGEQNFLAGVREYLTEHAYANAEFSDLLGALQKASGKDLDGFAEQWLKTSGVNTLRAQVEVDDSGAFTRFDIIQTAPVEHPTLRTHHIGVGCYELRDGQLVRTTSLELDVSGERTSVDALVGQPRPALVLLNDQDLSYAKVRLDKQSLDAAIEHITELADPLARAVVWTCVWDMNRDAELTTDEYISTVTRGIGSETDMTAVRTQLRNALGASKAYTPPAHREEANRALVAGIAAELEKAEPGSQHQLAFTDALIGSVDSPEGITLIRGWLSNEEVPVGLEIDQDRRWAILSSLARMGAVDDDAIAAEEQLDKTISGSERAAGARAALNNAEEKARAWALATEDPKVPNATHLRICAAFVQYGQEELLAPYVDRYLQVCELISAQQGIWATQGHAASQAVLTYLWPSPLADRAFIERVDKWVESSELSESVRHVITERRDASLRAIAAQEFAASQLG; this comes from the coding sequence ATGAACCCTGCCAACCTCACCCGTGACGAGACTCACGCACGGTCGGCGATGCTGTCGGTCACGTCGTACCGGGTCAGTGTCGACCTCACGGGCGGCGATGGATTCGGCAGGGCCCTGGCCGAACCCGATGAAACCTTCGTGTCGACCAGCATCGTGAACTTCTCCACCAGCGGTGGCGACACCTGGATCGACCTCATCGCCGATTCCGTCGTCTCGGCGGAGCTGGACGGGACCCGCCTTGATGCCTCGACCTTTACCGGGGTGCGCCTGCCCTTCAGCGCCGAGGCCGGCGAGCATGAGCTGCGCATCAATGCACTGTGCCGCTATTCCCACACCGGCGAGGGCCTGCACCGCTTCGTCGATCCCGCCGACCAGCGGGTCTACCTCTACACGCAGTTCGAGACCGCTGACGCACGGCGCATGTACGCCTGCTTCGAGCAGCCCGACCTGAAGGCAAGCTTCCAGCTGAGCGTCATCGCACCGAGCGCCTGGACGGTGGTGTCGAACTCACCGACCCCGCCCGCGACCGCCACGGACGCCCCGGCCTTCCAGCGCTGGGACTTCGAGGCGACCGCCCCCATCTCCACCTACATCACCGCACTGATCGCCGGTGAGTACTTCGTGAACCAGGGCACGATCACGTCCACGAAGGGCGAGCTCGGCGCGAACATCGTCTGCCGCCAGTCGGTGGCCCAGTACCTGGACGCCGACCGCATCCGCACCACCACCCAGCGGGGCTTCGAGGTCTATGAGGAGGCCTTCGGGCGCCCCTATCCCTTCGCGAAGTACGACCAGCTGTTCGTGCCCGAGTACAACGCCGGCGCCATGGAGAATGCCGGCGCGGTGACGATCCGCGACGAGTACCTCTACCGCTCGAAGGTGACCTCGGCCGACTACGAGCAGCGCGACAACACCATCCTCCATGAGCTGGCGCACATGTGGTTCGGCGACCTGGTGACCATGCGCTGGTGGGACGACCTGTGGCTCAATGAGAGCTTCGCCGAATGGTGCAGCCACTTCGCCCAGAAGCGGATCGTCGACCGCTTCGGCGGAATCGACCCGTGGGTCAGCTTCGCCAATGCCCGTGAGGGCTGGGCCTATGTGCAGGACCAGATGCCCACGACCCATCCGATCGCGGCCGACATGGTTGACCTGGAGACGGTTGACCAGAGCTTCGACGGCATCACCTATGCCAAGGGCGCCTCGGTGCTGAAGCAGTTGGTCGCCTACGTGGGCGAACAGAACTTCCTCGCCGGCGTGCGCGAGTACCTCACCGAACATGCCTACGCGAACGCCGAGTTCTCCGACCTGTTGGGTGCGCTGCAGAAGGCGTCCGGCAAGGACCTTGACGGCTTCGCCGAGCAATGGCTGAAGACCAGCGGCGTCAACACCCTGCGCGCGCAGGTCGAGGTGGACGACTCGGGGGCCTTCACCCGCTTCGACATCATCCAGACCGCTCCGGTGGAGCATCCGACGCTGCGCACCCACCACATCGGGGTCGGTTGCTATGAGCTGCGCGACGGGCAACTCGTGCGCACCACGTCCCTCGAACTCGATGTGAGCGGTGAGCGCACGTCGGTCGACGCCCTGGTGGGCCAGCCCCGTCCCGCCCTGGTGCTGCTCAACGACCAGGACCTCAGCTACGCCAAGGTCCGCCTCGACAAGCAGTCCCTGGACGCCGCGATCGAGCACATCACCGAGCTGGCCGATCCGCTGGCCCGGGCCGTGGTGTGGACCTGCGTGTGGGACATGAACCGCGATGCCGAGCTGACCACCGACGAGTACATCTCGACGGTCACCCGCGGCATCGGGTCGGAGACCGACATGACGGCCGTGCGCACCCAGCTGCGCAACGCACTGGGAGCCTCGAAGGCCTACACCCCGCCGGCCCACCGTGAGGAGGCCAACCGCGCCCTGGTGGCGGGCATCGCCGCCGAGCTCGAGAAGGCCGAACCCGGCTCGCAGCACCAGCTGGCGTTCACCGACGCACTCATCGGATCGGTTGACTCCCCCGAGGGAATCACGCTGATCCGTGGCTGGCTGAGCAATGAGGAGGTGCCGGTGGGCCTGGAGATCGACCAAGACCGCCGCTGGGCGATTCTCAGCTCCCTGGCCCGCATGGGCGCCGTCGATGACGACGCGATTGCCGCCGAGGAACAGCTCGACAAGACCATCTCGGGCTCCGAGCGGGCTGCCGGGGCGCGCGCCGCACTGAACAATGCCGAGGAGAAGGCCCGGGCCTGGGCCCTGGCCACCGAGGACCCGAAGGTGCCCAATGCCACGCACCTGCGGATCTGCGCGGCCTTCGTCCAGTACGGCCAGGAGGAACTGCTGGCCCCCTATGTTGACCGCTACCTGCAGGTCTGCGAACTGATCTCGGCCCAACAGGGCATCTGGGCAACCCAGGGCCATGCGGCCAGCCAGGCCGTGCTCACCTACCTGTGGCCCTCGCCGCTCGCCGACCGCGCCTTCATCGAACGCGTCGACAAGTGGGTCGAATCCAGTGAGCTGTCGGAATCGGTGCGCCATGTGATCACCGAACGCCGCGACGCCAGCCTGCGGGCCATCGCCGCCCAGGAGTTCGCGGCCAGCCAGCTGGGCTGA
- a CDS encoding mycothiol-dependent nitroreductase Rv2466c family protein: MSDSTQTVDFWFDPACPWAWMTSRWMLEVEKVRPVHTVFHVMSLAVLNEGRDLDAGYRKMIDTFWQGARACIGVEQEHGPEALRNFYTELGTRYHLHDEPRGDIEVIRAALRAQGLDESIADKSDTDVYDEALHASHHEGMDPVGDDVGTPVIHMNGMALFGPVISPAPKGEQAGDLFDGFSKMVAYDGFFELKRTRTREPIFD, from the coding sequence ATGAGTGATTCGACGCAGACCGTGGACTTCTGGTTCGACCCCGCATGCCCCTGGGCATGGATGACGAGTCGCTGGATGCTCGAGGTGGAAAAGGTGCGCCCGGTGCACACCGTTTTCCATGTGATGAGCCTGGCGGTGCTCAATGAGGGGCGTGACCTCGATGCGGGTTACCGCAAGATGATCGACACTTTCTGGCAGGGTGCCCGTGCCTGCATCGGGGTGGAACAGGAGCACGGCCCCGAGGCGCTGCGCAATTTCTATACGGAGCTGGGCACGCGCTATCACCTCCACGACGAGCCGCGCGGCGACATCGAGGTGATCCGCGCGGCGCTGCGGGCACAGGGCCTGGATGAGTCGATCGCCGACAAGTCCGACACGGACGTCTACGACGAGGCACTACACGCAAGCCACCATGAGGGCATGGACCCGGTGGGCGACGATGTGGGCACCCCGGTGATCCACATGAACGGCATGGCCCTGTTCGGACCGGTGATCAGTCCCGCGCCCAAGGGGGAGCAGGCCGGAGATTTGTTCGACGGATTCTCCAAGATGGTCGCCTATGACGGCTTCTTCGAGCTGAAGCGCACCCGCACCCGCGAGCCGATCTTCGACTGA
- the ligA gene encoding NAD-dependent DNA ligase LigA: MTAHEDPDEDIPTGLDAAVTVKVAGVDQQRRHAELVKEIDDAQEAYYGRDKPFITDALYDELMLELQKLEAEYPSLRTPDSPTQRVGAPQEETDFSPLTHPSQMLSLDDVFSIDELKEWMTRTEAALGHTPEWLCEVKIDGLAIDLQYVNGRLQTAATRGDGRVGENITPNARTIKAIPQRLRPDPAQDFLALFEARGEVFVPLKEFAAYNDKLADQGKPQFANPRNAAAGSLRQKDPRVTAQRPLSSICHGLGVADGLAVTRQSDAYAVMKAWGLPISPYNKVVHSLDEVLDFISYYGQHRHDLIHQIDGIVVKVDSFAEQQQLGVTSRAPRWAIAFKYPPEEVNTRLLDIRVKVGRTGRVTPYGVMEPVQVAGSVVSSATLHNAYEVERKGVLIGDMVVLRKAGDVIPEIVGPVVEMRTGAERPFVMPTHCPSCGTKLAPEKESDKDIRCPNSKSCPAQLRERLFSLAARSALDIEALGYQGADAILRAGVLDNEAQLFNLTPEQLVTVPFYTRGATPRELKEPALVPPPGIRDGRVLSANGRRLLENLRTARHQPLWRVLVALSIRHVGPTAARALAARFGSMDAIRAAGVEELADTDGVGLIIAEAVRDWFTVDWHLEILNAWAADGVSMADEKSARPAQTLRGLTVVVTGSLQDFTRDSAKAAITDRGGKAAGSVSRHTDYVVVGENAGSKQARAEQLGVPMLDEAQFRELLEHGPTPASETPASETPAPETPAPETSAPTTRASGAPGTPPETRDRRS, translated from the coding sequence ATGACAGCGCACGAAGATCCCGACGAGGACATCCCCACCGGCCTTGATGCCGCAGTGACGGTGAAGGTTGCCGGTGTCGACCAGCAGCGACGGCACGCTGAGCTGGTCAAGGAGATCGACGACGCGCAGGAGGCCTACTACGGTCGTGACAAGCCGTTCATCACCGACGCGCTGTATGACGAATTGATGCTCGAGCTGCAGAAGCTCGAGGCCGAATATCCCTCGTTGCGCACCCCTGACAGCCCCACCCAACGCGTGGGGGCGCCCCAGGAGGAGACCGATTTCTCGCCGCTCACCCATCCCTCGCAGATGCTCAGCCTCGATGACGTCTTCAGCATCGACGAGCTCAAGGAGTGGATGACCCGGACCGAGGCCGCGCTGGGCCACACCCCCGAGTGGCTGTGCGAGGTGAAGATCGACGGGTTGGCCATCGACCTCCAGTACGTGAACGGCCGGTTGCAGACCGCGGCAACCCGTGGCGACGGACGGGTGGGGGAGAACATCACCCCCAATGCACGCACCATCAAGGCGATCCCGCAGCGCCTGCGCCCCGATCCCGCCCAGGATTTCCTGGCCCTGTTCGAGGCCCGGGGCGAGGTCTTCGTGCCGCTGAAGGAGTTCGCCGCCTACAACGACAAGCTCGCCGACCAGGGCAAGCCGCAGTTCGCGAATCCGCGCAATGCCGCGGCCGGCTCGTTGCGGCAGAAGGACCCCCGGGTCACCGCGCAACGGCCCCTGTCGTCGATCTGCCATGGCCTGGGCGTTGCCGACGGCCTGGCCGTGACGCGCCAATCCGATGCCTACGCCGTGATGAAGGCCTGGGGACTACCGATCAGTCCCTACAACAAGGTGGTGCACTCCCTCGACGAGGTGCTCGACTTCATCTCGTATTACGGCCAGCATCGCCACGACCTGATCCACCAGATCGACGGCATCGTGGTGAAGGTCGATTCCTTTGCCGAGCAGCAGCAGCTGGGGGTCACCAGCAGGGCGCCGCGCTGGGCCATCGCCTTCAAGTACCCGCCCGAAGAGGTGAACACGCGGCTGCTCGACATTCGCGTGAAGGTGGGGCGCACCGGACGCGTCACCCCCTACGGCGTGATGGAGCCCGTGCAGGTTGCCGGGTCGGTGGTGTCCAGCGCGACATTGCACAATGCCTACGAGGTGGAGCGCAAGGGCGTCCTGATCGGGGACATGGTGGTCCTGCGCAAGGCGGGCGATGTGATTCCCGAGATCGTGGGACCGGTGGTGGAGATGCGCACCGGTGCCGAACGCCCCTTCGTGATGCCCACCCACTGCCCGTCCTGTGGCACGAAGCTGGCCCCGGAGAAGGAGAGCGACAAGGACATCCGGTGTCCCAACTCGAAGAGTTGCCCCGCGCAGTTGCGCGAACGCCTGTTCTCGCTCGCGGCGCGTTCGGCGCTCGATATCGAGGCCCTGGGCTATCAGGGGGCCGACGCGATCCTGAGGGCCGGCGTCCTGGACAATGAGGCCCAGTTGTTCAACCTGACGCCCGAGCAGCTGGTGACCGTGCCCTTCTACACCCGCGGCGCCACGCCCCGTGAGCTGAAGGAACCGGCCCTGGTGCCGCCGCCCGGCATCAGGGATGGACGCGTGCTGTCGGCCAACGGACGCCGGCTCCTCGAAAACTTGCGCACCGCCCGCCACCAACCGCTGTGGCGGGTCCTGGTGGCGCTGTCGATCCGCCATGTCGGGCCGACGGCGGCCCGTGCCCTGGCGGCCAGGTTCGGTTCCATGGACGCGATCCGCGCGGCGGGCGTGGAGGAATTGGCCGACACCGACGGGGTGGGCCTGATCATCGCCGAGGCCGTCCGCGACTGGTTCACCGTGGACTGGCACCTCGAGATCCTCAACGCCTGGGCAGCCGATGGGGTCTCGATGGCCGATGAGAAGAGCGCCCGGCCGGCCCAGACGCTGCGCGGGCTCACCGTGGTGGTGACCGGGTCGCTGCAGGACTTCACCCGGGACTCCGCCAAGGCCGCCATCACCGACCGGGGAGGCAAGGCCGCCGGATCGGTCAGCCGCCATACCGACTACGTCGTGGTCGGTGAGAACGCCGGGTCCAAGCAGGCCAGGGCCGAGCAGTTGGGAGTGCCCATGCTCGACGAGGCACAGTTCCGGGAGCTGCTTGAGCACGGTCCCACCCCGGCGTCGGAAACCCCGGCGTCGGAAACCCCCGCGCCGGAAACCCCCGCGCCGGAAACCTCAGCCCCGACGACCAGGGCCAGTGGCGCACCCGGGACCCCGCCCGAAACCCGCGACCGGCGCAGCTAG